One stretch of Oncorhynchus clarkii lewisi isolate Uvic-CL-2024 chromosome 3, UVic_Ocla_1.0, whole genome shotgun sequence DNA includes these proteins:
- the LOC139405782 gene encoding zinc-binding protein A33-like isoform X1, whose product MAECGWDEEMSEVPSLLQEDLTCPVCKDLYRGPVLLSCSHSFCKECLEKCWKGPGQNCPVCRKSCDGEQPISNRALMDATESFQKEKRWRGPNAISNVPLCNLHRLAFQLYCVKDEEPVCVDCVLLHRAHELLPLNEGTRLCQEELTIKVNILEEKVETFKRMKNKYSNTVDFMKSQAEKANMQIKAEFERLRQVLCVEEAARLKALADEEEDKRSGMEERISSLTSDIAALTKLVQTVKREMGAEDLTFLQNFQALKKKAQWPREDPQNPSDALLNMAKHVGSLDYSIWKSMQVHVTCIPVVMDPNTASPWLSMSPDLASVRDSSERQSLPDNPERFDPCVFVLGAEGFRSGKHRWEVHVGDNPKWILGICKESVARKRKFTVSTDRGVWTIGLSKGVYNALTGERTVLVVESRPERIRVKLNMDKGEVSFWDTGNGGKHLCTFKHKFTERVFPIFGPGLHTTPMEVKPAKVTIHTA is encoded by the exons ATGGCTGAATGTGGTTGGGATGAGGAGATGTCAGAGGTTCCATCCCTCCTTCAGGAGGACCTGACCTGTCCGGTCTGTAAAGATCTCTACCGGGGGCCCGTTCTTCTTTCTTGCAGCCACAGCTTCTGCAAGGAGTGTTTGGAGAAATGCTGGAAGGGGCCGGGGCAGAACTGTCCCGTGTGCAGGAAGAGCTGTGACGGCGAGCAACCAATATCCAACCGGGCGCTGATGGATGCGACAGAGTCGTTTCAGAAGGAGAAGCGTTGGCGGGGACCGAACGCAATCAGTAACGTGCCTCTTTGTAACCTGCATCGTTTGGCGTTTCAACTTTACTGCGTAAAGGACGAGGAGCCCGTGTGCGTCGACTGTGTCCTTCTACATCGGGCTCACGAGCTGCTGCCGCTCAACGAGGGGACGCGGTTGTGTCAG GAAGAACTGACCATTAAAGTCAACATATTGGAGGAGAAAGTGGAGACCTTCAAGAGAATGAAAAATAAATACTCTAACACAGTTGATTTCATgaag AGCCAGGCCGAGAAGGCAAATATGCAGATCAAGGCAGAGTTTGAGAGGCTCCGTCAGGTGCTGTGTGTAGAGGAGGCTGCCAGGCTGAAGGCCCTGGCagatgaggaggaggacaagAGATCCGGTATGGAGGAAAGGATCAGCTCCTTGACCAGTGACATCGCTGCCCTCACTAAGCTGGTCCAAACAGTAAAGAGGGAGATGGGGGCGGAGGATTTAACCTTCTTGCAG AACTTCCAAGCCTTAAAGAAAAA AGCCCAGTGGCCTCGTGAAGACCCCCAGAATCCCTCAGATGCTCTCCTGAACATGGCCAAACACGTGGGCTCTCTGGACTACAGCATTTGGAAGAGCATGCAGGTGCACGTCACATGCA tcccagTGGTGATGGACCCTAACACAGCCTCTCCCTGGCTTTCCATGTCCCCAGACCTGGCCAGCGTACGGGACAGCTCAGAGCGCCAGTCTCTCCCGGACAACCCTGAGCGCTTCGACCCCTGTGTCTTTGTCCTTGGAGCTGAGGGCTTCCGCTCCGGCAAGCACCGCTGGGAGGTCCATGTGGGAGACAACCCGAAGTGGATCCTGGGAATCTGTAAGGAGTCTGTGGCTCGCAAGAGGAAGTTCACCGTGTCCACAGACAGGGGCGTGTGGACCATCGGTCTGAGCAAAGGGGTGTACAATGCCCTGACTGGCGAACGCACAGTGCTGGTCGTGGAGAGTCGGCCAGAGAGGATCCGGGTAAAGCTAAACATGGATAAGGGGGAGGTGTCATTTTGGGACACAGGCAACGGTGGGAAGCACCTGTGCACCTTCAAACACAAGTTTACAGAGAGAGTGTTCCCCATATTTGGTCCTGGGCTCCACACCACCCCGATGGAGGTTAAGCCGGCCAAGGTGACCATTCATACTGCGTGA
- the LOC139405782 gene encoding zinc-binding protein A33-like isoform X2: MAECGWDEEMSEVPSLLQEDLTCPVCKDLYRGPVLLSCSHSFCKECLEKCWKGPGQNCPVCRKSCDGEQPISNRALMDATESFQKEKRWRGPNAISNVPLCNLHRLAFQLYCVKDEEPVCVDCVLLHRAHELLPLNEGTRLCQEELTIKDKRSGMEERISSLTSDIAALTKLVQTVKREMGAEDLTFLQNFQALKKKAQWPREDPQNPSDALLNMAKHVGSLDYSIWKSMQVHVTCIPVVMDPNTASPWLSMSPDLASVRDSSERQSLPDNPERFDPCVFVLGAEGFRSGKHRWEVHVGDNPKWILGICKESVARKRKFTVSTDRGVWTIGLSKGVYNALTGERTVLVVESRPERIRVKLNMDKGEVSFWDTGNGGKHLCTFKHKFTERVFPIFGPGLHTTPMEVKPAKVTIHTA, translated from the exons ATGGCTGAATGTGGTTGGGATGAGGAGATGTCAGAGGTTCCATCCCTCCTTCAGGAGGACCTGACCTGTCCGGTCTGTAAAGATCTCTACCGGGGGCCCGTTCTTCTTTCTTGCAGCCACAGCTTCTGCAAGGAGTGTTTGGAGAAATGCTGGAAGGGGCCGGGGCAGAACTGTCCCGTGTGCAGGAAGAGCTGTGACGGCGAGCAACCAATATCCAACCGGGCGCTGATGGATGCGACAGAGTCGTTTCAGAAGGAGAAGCGTTGGCGGGGACCGAACGCAATCAGTAACGTGCCTCTTTGTAACCTGCATCGTTTGGCGTTTCAACTTTACTGCGTAAAGGACGAGGAGCCCGTGTGCGTCGACTGTGTCCTTCTACATCGGGCTCACGAGCTGCTGCCGCTCAACGAGGGGACGCGGTTGTGTCAG GAAGAACTGACCATTAAA gacaagAGATCCGGTATGGAGGAAAGGATCAGCTCCTTGACCAGTGACATCGCTGCCCTCACTAAGCTGGTCCAAACAGTAAAGAGGGAGATGGGGGCGGAGGATTTAACCTTCTTGCAG AACTTCCAAGCCTTAAAGAAAAA AGCCCAGTGGCCTCGTGAAGACCCCCAGAATCCCTCAGATGCTCTCCTGAACATGGCCAAACACGTGGGCTCTCTGGACTACAGCATTTGGAAGAGCATGCAGGTGCACGTCACATGCA tcccagTGGTGATGGACCCTAACACAGCCTCTCCCTGGCTTTCCATGTCCCCAGACCTGGCCAGCGTACGGGACAGCTCAGAGCGCCAGTCTCTCCCGGACAACCCTGAGCGCTTCGACCCCTGTGTCTTTGTCCTTGGAGCTGAGGGCTTCCGCTCCGGCAAGCACCGCTGGGAGGTCCATGTGGGAGACAACCCGAAGTGGATCCTGGGAATCTGTAAGGAGTCTGTGGCTCGCAAGAGGAAGTTCACCGTGTCCACAGACAGGGGCGTGTGGACCATCGGTCTGAGCAAAGGGGTGTACAATGCCCTGACTGGCGAACGCACAGTGCTGGTCGTGGAGAGTCGGCCAGAGAGGATCCGGGTAAAGCTAAACATGGATAAGGGGGAGGTGTCATTTTGGGACACAGGCAACGGTGGGAAGCACCTGTGCACCTTCAAACACAAGTTTACAGAGAGAGTGTTCCCCATATTTGGTCCTGGGCTCCACACCACCCCGATGGAGGTTAAGCCGGCCAAGGTGACCATTCATACTGCGTGA